From Mycolicibacterium nivoides, a single genomic window includes:
- a CDS encoding glutamine synthetase family protein, translating into MTAGSAGLSRPAQPLAAAAIAQLEADGVATLIGTVVSPAGLTHAKTVPLRRMGIFADPGLGASPVFHAFTIDQTGIAMSEAIGVVGDQRIRIDLSALRILGDGLAWAPAAFYNQDGSPDPYCGRGVLQRVEDRLAAADLTALVGHEVEFVLVGPDGSRLPSLLWAQYGLAGVLEFEGFVRDVTDAANRSGVAIEQFHPEYGSNQFEISLAPLPPVAAADQLVLMRIIAARVARRHGLRVSLSPLPFATGVGTGAHQHFSLSLDDAPVFSGGSGVRGMTPQGESALAGLLTGLPAAQGVLCGSVLSGLRMKPGYWSGAYNCWGTENREAAVRFLIGGPSNPYGANVEVKVIDPSANPYLATATILGLAERGIAEGLALSPEVRVDPASLSDAQRAGDGIALLSSRQADNLAALDSSALIRRILGDQPVDAVLAVRRYEQENFGDLEAGQLTERFRMAWSI; encoded by the coding sequence GTGACAGCTGGATCAGCTGGACTGTCCCGGCCGGCGCAACCGCTGGCCGCGGCGGCGATCGCCCAGCTGGAAGCCGATGGCGTCGCGACGCTGATCGGCACGGTGGTCAGCCCGGCCGGGTTGACGCACGCGAAAACCGTTCCGCTGCGCCGGATGGGGATCTTCGCGGATCCCGGTCTCGGCGCCAGCCCGGTGTTTCACGCGTTCACCATCGACCAGACGGGTATCGCGATGAGCGAGGCCATCGGGGTGGTGGGGGATCAGCGGATCCGGATCGATCTCAGCGCGTTGCGCATCCTCGGTGACGGATTGGCTTGGGCGCCTGCCGCTTTCTACAACCAGGATGGTTCACCCGATCCGTACTGCGGCCGAGGGGTTCTGCAGCGCGTCGAGGACCGTCTGGCGGCGGCCGATCTGACCGCGCTGGTCGGGCACGAGGTGGAATTCGTACTCGTCGGGCCGGACGGCAGTCGGTTGCCGTCGCTGCTGTGGGCGCAGTACGGGTTGGCCGGGGTGCTCGAGTTCGAAGGATTCGTACGCGATGTCACCGATGCGGCCAACCGGTCCGGGGTGGCCATCGAGCAGTTCCATCCCGAATACGGGTCCAATCAGTTCGAGATATCCCTGGCCCCGTTGCCGCCGGTGGCGGCCGCGGATCAGCTCGTGCTCATGCGGATCATCGCCGCACGGGTGGCCCGGCGACACGGCCTGCGGGTGAGCCTCTCACCGTTGCCGTTCGCCACCGGGGTGGGCACGGGTGCCCACCAACACTTTTCGTTGAGCCTGGATGACGCACCGGTGTTCTCGGGTGGAAGCGGAGTCCGGGGGATGACGCCTCAGGGCGAATCCGCCCTCGCGGGCCTTCTCACCGGTCTGCCGGCCGCACAGGGTGTCCTGTGCGGGTCGGTGTTGTCGGGGCTGCGGATGAAGCCGGGCTACTGGTCGGGGGCCTACAACTGCTGGGGCACCGAGAACCGCGAAGCCGCGGTGCGATTTCTGATCGGCGGTCCGAGCAATCCGTACGGAGCCAATGTCGAGGTGAAGGTCATCGACCCGTCGGCCAACCCGTATCTGGCCACGGCGACGATTCTCGGTCTCGCCGAGCGCGGAATCGCCGAAGGGCTGGCGCTGAGTCCCGAAGTCCGGGTCGACCCGGCCTCGCTGAGCGATGCCCAGCGCGCAGGCGACGGCATCGCGCTGCTATCCAGCCGCCAGGCCGACAACCTCGCCGCGCTGGACTCCTCGGCACTGATCCGGCGAATACTCGGCGATCAGCCCGTGGACGCCGTGCTCGCGGTCCGCCGCTACGAGCAGGAGAACTTCGGCGATCTGGAGGCCGGGCAGCTCACCGAGCGGTTCCGGATGGCCTGGAGTATTTGA
- a CDS encoding VOC family protein: MIGRLRSVVLDCRDPRALAEFYAGLLGGEIAAQDDTWVVVTDPAGRRVACQYSPEHEPPDFPDSRGSQQLHLDIEVDDPDVAQRQVLTLGATRVTDAVGEDNFRVFRDPAGHPFCLVWGID, translated from the coding sequence ATGATCGGAAGACTTCGCTCCGTCGTGCTGGACTGCCGGGATCCCCGGGCCTTGGCCGAGTTCTACGCCGGGCTACTGGGCGGAGAGATCGCCGCCCAGGACGACACCTGGGTGGTGGTGACGGATCCGGCGGGCCGCCGGGTGGCGTGTCAGTACTCACCGGAACACGAGCCGCCGGATTTCCCGGATTCGCGGGGGTCCCAGCAGCTCCATCTGGACATCGAGGTCGACGATCCGGACGTGGCCCAGCGTCAGGTTCTGACGCTGGGTGCCACCCGGGTCACCGATGCCGTTGGCGAGGACAACTTTCGGGTGTTCCGCGATCCGGCCGGCCACCCGTTCTGCCTCGTATGGGGCATCGACTGA
- a CDS encoding nuclear transport factor 2 family protein encodes MWKALSDRNWELLKTYLSEDCIYLDMPVGPAAAARGPEDIVKRLKIGLEPLASYQNFSGLLVENGPDAMYEHHEEWHWVTGESAVLQFVTVHRVENGKVTLWKDYWDMGALANHAPPDWLENFATADMSWVFDATGLV; translated from the coding sequence ATGTGGAAAGCCCTGTCCGACCGCAACTGGGAGTTGCTGAAGACCTATCTTTCCGAGGACTGCATCTACCTGGACATGCCGGTGGGGCCGGCCGCGGCCGCCAGAGGACCCGAGGACATTGTCAAGCGCCTCAAGATCGGTCTCGAGCCCCTGGCGTCATACCAGAACTTCTCCGGCCTGCTTGTCGAGAACGGTCCGGACGCGATGTACGAACACCATGAGGAATGGCACTGGGTCACAGGCGAATCCGCAGTGCTCCAGTTCGTCACGGTGCATCGGGTCGAGAACGGCAAGGTGACACTGTGGAAGGACTACTGGGACATGGGCGCCCTGGCCAACCACGCGCCGCCGGACTGGCTGGAGAACTTCGCCACCGCCGACATGTCGTGGGTGTTCGACGCCACCGGGCTGGTCTGA